A portion of the Leptospira kanakyensis genome contains these proteins:
- the bioD gene encoding dethiobiotin synthase → MGQAFYVTGTGTDIGKTFFSSLFMAKYAKRHEFRYWKPVQTGAPSAGDTEFIRKTTDLPDSYFLKPVYEFSTPASPHYASKQEGIVLDPKHLLNVLTKERKTNTLIEGAGGVFVPLTENYLTIRGIGESNLPVIVIGSTELGTINHTLLTLDALTSRFIPVLGFYLVGQNNPLQADNAETIQRLGGAPCLGITNFPEQKLSPEEFLVFANNHFDTNRNVIDTILNPEDEF, encoded by the coding sequence ATGGGCCAAGCTTTTTACGTAACAGGCACGGGAACGGACATTGGAAAAACTTTTTTTTCGAGTCTGTTTATGGCAAAGTATGCAAAGCGCCATGAATTTCGATATTGGAAACCCGTCCAAACAGGTGCGCCTAGCGCAGGGGATACAGAATTCATTCGAAAAACAACAGATCTACCTGATTCCTACTTTCTGAAACCGGTTTATGAATTTTCTACACCCGCAAGCCCACATTATGCCTCCAAACAGGAGGGGATCGTTTTGGATCCCAAACACCTACTGAATGTTTTAACCAAGGAAAGAAAAACTAACACTTTGATTGAGGGGGCAGGAGGGGTTTTTGTTCCCTTAACGGAGAATTATTTAACTATCAGAGGGATTGGGGAAAGTAATCTTCCTGTCATTGTGATTGGATCCACGGAACTTGGAACGATCAATCACACACTTTTAACCTTAGATGCATTGACCAGTAGATTCATTCCTGTCCTTGGTTTTTATTTAGTAGGACAAAATAATCCCTTACAAGCCGATAATGCGGAAACCATACAAAGATTAGGTGGCGCTCCTTGCCTTGGAATTACCAATTTCCCAGAACAAAAATTATCACCCGAGGAATTCCTTGTTTTTGCCAACAATCATTTTGATACCAACCGTAATGTCATTGATACAATTTTAAATCCAGAAGATGAATTTTAA
- a CDS encoding cyclic nucleotide-binding domain-containing protein translates to MQLPLWKSILKRDENPITEISHFLRETAIFEGMSRRTLREVARLIHKRKYYAGETIFYQGQAGTGVYLILQGKVEIYSEREGVTLKLAELEKGAFFGELALFQDFPRSATAVALVDSILLGFFQPELKTLLETKPRVGNDLLLSFASIIADRLRKTNDTLEAAYFKSKKNKSK, encoded by the coding sequence ATGCAACTTCCCCTTTGGAAATCAATTCTCAAACGTGACGAAAACCCAATTACGGAGATTTCGCATTTTTTACGCGAAACCGCTATCTTTGAAGGTATGTCTCGCCGAACTTTACGTGAAGTCGCAAGGCTCATCCACAAACGAAAGTATTATGCAGGTGAAACCATTTTTTACCAAGGCCAAGCGGGGACAGGAGTATATCTTATCCTCCAAGGTAAGGTAGAAATTTATTCAGAAAGAGAAGGAGTGACTTTAAAACTCGCCGAACTAGAGAAAGGTGCCTTTTTTGGAGAGTTAGCTCTGTTTCAAGACTTTCCAAGATCAGCAACGGCAGTAGCACTTGTTGATTCCATTTTGTTAGGATTTTTCCAACCAGAACTAAAAACTTTATTAGAAACAAAACCAAGAGTTGGAAATGATCTACTCCTTAGTTTTGCATCCATCATTGCGGATAGACTTCGCAAAACAAATGATACACTCGAAGCTGCTTACTTCAAAAGTAAAAAAAATAAATCCAAATGA
- a CDS encoding AI-2E family transporter has product MSTKENNISSLILRSAFFGLIILTALIGIIGVKFLAIPLLISGIHFYIFHGIVDYFESRGIHRAITIIIIFSILIAGAYWFLAFYLPNLFEKAQPIVSEWSIKMEDPNFQLLDFNKLPVLSKNPELWKKIINPEEVAKMATSNLEEFLRGMVVMIPTFISWMIIIPIISFFLLLDANLIYKTMISFIPNRFFEMFLMVFYRMNQQITSYLKSLVIQCGIMAIVASLGFYLVGVKFFFLFGIFLGVANSIPYLGPLVGAVPPILFSILFPEMSPSIGSIASVVVVAQLVDNAIVQPVVIANAVSLHPLAILIGIAVGGNFFGIFGMLLAIPVLSILKVTIGILYHALKEHQII; this is encoded by the coding sequence ATGAGCACCAAAGAAAACAATATCTCTTCCTTAATTTTGCGTAGTGCTTTTTTTGGGCTCATCATACTCACAGCCCTTATTGGCATCATTGGTGTTAAATTTTTAGCGATCCCACTTCTTATTTCAGGAATCCATTTTTATATCTTTCATGGGATTGTGGATTATTTTGAATCAAGAGGAATCCATAGAGCCATTACTATCATTATTATTTTTTCAATTTTGATTGCAGGGGCTTATTGGTTTTTGGCCTTTTACTTACCAAATCTTTTTGAAAAGGCCCAACCCATAGTTTCAGAATGGTCTATCAAAATGGAAGATCCGAATTTTCAGTTACTCGATTTTAATAAACTTCCCGTACTTTCAAAAAATCCAGAACTTTGGAAAAAAATCATCAACCCAGAAGAAGTTGCCAAAATGGCAACAAGCAACTTAGAAGAATTTTTAAGAGGAATGGTTGTGATGATTCCTACTTTTATAAGTTGGATGATCATCATTCCTATCATCAGTTTCTTTTTGCTTTTGGATGCTAACTTAATTTATAAAACAATGATTAGTTTTATACCCAATCGTTTTTTTGAAATGTTCCTCATGGTGTTTTATCGAATGAACCAACAAATCACTAGTTATTTAAAAAGTTTAGTGATCCAATGTGGAATCATGGCCATCGTAGCATCTCTTGGATTTTATCTTGTTGGAGTGAAATTCTTTTTTCTCTTTGGAATTTTTCTCGGTGTTGCCAATTCCATTCCCTATTTGGGCCCACTCGTGGGAGCGGTTCCGCCCATTTTATTTTCGATTCTTTTCCCTGAGATGTCCCCATCCATTGGATCCATTGCTTCTGTTGTTGTGGTAGCGCAGTTAGTAGACAATGCCATCGTCCAACCTGTGGTGATAGCCAATGCGGTCTCTCTTCATCCTCTTGCCATACTCATTGGAATTGCTGTTGGAGGTAACTTTTTTGGAATCTTTGGGATGTTACTCGCCATTCCCGTTTTGTCCATCTTAAAGGTTACGATTGGGATTCTTTACCACGCACTGAAAGAACACCAAATCATATAA
- a CDS encoding DMT family transporter has translation MSRIFTPELFLVIAAILWGGTFVVIKLALDSVPPFLFLAVRFWLAGIIALLLYRKTLFSKANRRWDYIFPAFLVALSALLGYAFQTIGLVYTTATQSGFMTGAYVVFVPLLQIAIERKLPSLRTWVAVLIVVVGLFLISQNGKTYDEIVTSIGFGFGDGLTLIGAFFFAIYIILIDIFSKKIPAQILVSFEILLIAVVSTSLFPVESIFLNQTISIHFDMKFWIGIIYTSVFATIFTTQIQTRYQKAVPPARAGLLYSMEPVFSFFLAYLVLGERLGVVGAIGSGLTLFGIVFSELGKWNKREE, from the coding sequence ATGTCTAGGATCTTCACTCCCGAACTCTTTTTGGTGATTGCCGCCATTCTTTGGGGTGGAACCTTTGTGGTCATCAAACTTGCACTGGATTCGGTGCCTCCCTTCTTATTTTTAGCCGTTCGGTTTTGGCTCGCAGGAATCATCGCTTTACTCCTATATCGTAAAACTTTATTTTCCAAAGCAAATAGAAGGTGGGATTATATTTTCCCAGCCTTTCTCGTGGCTTTGTCAGCTCTTTTGGGTTACGCCTTCCAAACGATTGGACTTGTTTATACTACGGCTACGCAGTCTGGATTTATGACGGGAGCCTATGTTGTGTTTGTTCCTTTGTTACAAATTGCCATCGAAAGAAAGTTACCTTCACTTCGCACCTGGGTTGCTGTTTTGATTGTGGTGGTTGGTTTGTTTCTAATCTCACAAAATGGAAAAACGTATGATGAAATTGTTACTTCCATTGGATTTGGGTTTGGTGATGGACTGACTCTCATTGGTGCTTTTTTCTTTGCTATTTATATCATCCTCATCGATATTTTTAGTAAAAAAATTCCTGCACAAATTTTAGTTTCCTTTGAGATCCTTCTCATTGCAGTTGTTTCCACCTCCTTATTTCCTGTAGAATCCATTTTTTTAAACCAAACCATCTCCATTCATTTTGATATGAAGTTTTGGATTGGAATCATTTATACTTCTGTTTTTGCTACGATCTTCACGACCCAAATCCAAACTAGATACCAAAAGGCTGTCCCTCCGGCTCGGGCAGGATTACTTTATAGTATGGAACCGGTGTTTTCCTTTTTTCTCGCTTACTTGGTGTTAGGAGAAAGGTTAGGGGTTGTGGGAGCGATTGGTTCGGGTCTTACCCTGTTTGGAATTGTATTTTCTGAATTAGGTAAGTGGAACAAACGAGAAGAATGA
- the ung gene encoding uracil-DNA glycosylase, whose translation MKDVQIEPGWKEVLQSEFEKPYFSTLREWIREEYKSKVVYPPAKLIFNAFDSCPFDKVKVVILGQDPYHGPGQAHGLCFSVNDGVPFPPSLQNIFKEIGEDIQKPIPKTGNLTRWANQGVLLLNATLTVQKDKAGSHQNKGWEVFTDATIRILAEKKSNIVFLLWGSFAQKKEILIPPNKHYVLKSAHPSPLSAYRGFLGNKHFSKTNEYLVSQGKEPIDW comes from the coding sequence TTGAAAGACGTTCAAATTGAACCAGGTTGGAAAGAAGTCCTTCAATCCGAATTTGAAAAACCATATTTTTCTACCTTAAGGGAATGGATCAGGGAAGAATATAAATCTAAGGTTGTTTACCCACCTGCAAAATTAATTTTTAACGCTTTTGACTCTTGTCCCTTTGATAAAGTGAAAGTTGTCATCCTTGGCCAAGATCCTTACCACGGCCCAGGGCAGGCCCATGGACTTTGTTTTTCTGTAAATGATGGTGTTCCCTTTCCTCCTTCTTTACAAAATATATTTAAAGAAATTGGGGAAGACATACAAAAACCCATTCCTAAAACAGGGAACCTCACACGCTGGGCAAACCAAGGTGTACTTCTGTTAAATGCTACTCTTACAGTTCAAAAAGATAAAGCAGGGTCTCACCAAAACAAAGGTTGGGAAGTATTTACTGACGCAACCATCCGTATCTTGGCTGAAAAAAAATCTAACATTGTGTTTTTGTTATGGGGATCTTTTGCACAGAAAAAAGAGATCCTCATCCCACCAAACAAACACTATGTGTTAAAATCAGCGCACCCTTCCCCACTCTCGGCTTACAGAGGATTTTTAGGAAACAAACATTTCTCAAAAACAAATGAGTATTTAGTTTCCCAAGGAAAAGAACCCATTGACTGGTAA
- a CDS encoding DMT family transporter, whose translation MTGNEKKGYFYVFLTGVFFAFEVIGFKEIFRKYNTEPEIAALFGVGFAFIIVTPYFLFSKKRQSKVITTIKRDGLILTLGTISNAIGIVLYYYALRQTDLGPSAILIKTTVLYNVLLGVFFLGEKLKGREVFGILIAVLGIYMISTLQGQIKLVSAFLILLSAFLFAIQSYMIKKYIPEILGLEYAYLRLFLLSIFFFLYSLYIGSFHIPNISVIVILGLFSLLGYFLGRAFYFEAHNHLPISKLNATLLIEPIFLMFVGILFMKEPFDSQKLIGAGFILLGLYLIVFHKKKVKP comes from the coding sequence TTGACTGGTAATGAGAAAAAAGGATATTTTTACGTTTTCCTAACAGGAGTTTTTTTTGCTTTTGAGGTCATCGGTTTCAAAGAAATCTTTAGGAAGTACAATACAGAACCTGAGATAGCTGCTCTATTTGGAGTGGGATTTGCTTTTATCATTGTAACTCCTTATTTTTTATTTTCCAAAAAAAGACAATCCAAAGTCATCACTACCATCAAACGGGATGGACTCATTTTAACGTTAGGAACCATCTCCAATGCCATCGGGATTGTTTTGTATTATTATGCTCTCAGACAAACAGATTTAGGACCATCTGCCATCCTGATCAAAACCACTGTTCTTTATAACGTGTTACTGGGAGTATTTTTCTTAGGCGAAAAATTAAAAGGGAGAGAAGTCTTCGGTATTTTGATTGCCGTTCTTGGAATTTATATGATCTCCACTTTACAAGGCCAGATCAAATTAGTTTCGGCATTTTTGATTTTACTTAGTGCCTTTCTCTTTGCGATCCAAAGTTATATGATCAAAAAATACATTCCTGAAATTTTGGGACTTGAGTATGCTTACTTACGTCTTTTCCTCCTGAGTATATTTTTCTTTTTATACTCTTTATACATTGGCTCATTCCATATTCCAAATATTTCAGTCATAGTCATCCTTGGATTATTTTCATTACTAGGGTATTTTTTAGGACGAGCCTTTTATTTTGAAGCACACAACCATTTACCTATTAGTAAACTCAATGCCACACTCTTGATAGAACCCATTTTTTTAATGTTTGTTGGAATTTTGTTTATGAAGGAACCATTTGATAGTCAAAAATTAATTGGTGCAGGTTTTATCCTTCTGGGATTGTATTTGATTGTTTTTCATAAAAAGAAGGTGAAACCATGA
- a CDS encoding 4a-hydroxytetrahydrobiopterin dehydratase, which produces MREKPTNLTTIEIQNLLDTYQEWKLETKDGDSFFYFEKEFPSFKEAFVFITKLALISESLDHHAEIWNVYNKLRIKLFTHDTNSLTTKDKQFITQLMA; this is translated from the coding sequence ATGAGAGAAAAACCAACCAACCTGACAACTATCGAAATTCAAAACCTACTAGATACTTACCAAGAATGGAAACTGGAAACAAAGGATGGTGATTCTTTTTTTTACTTTGAAAAAGAATTCCCCTCATTCAAAGAAGCATTTGTTTTTATCACAAAACTAGCATTAATTTCTGAATCTCTAGACCACCATGCTGAAATTTGGAATGTTTACAACAAACTGCGAATCAAACTTTTTACGCATGATACAAATTCACTAACGACAAAAGATAAACAATTCATCACCCAACTGATGGCATAA
- a CDS encoding porin OmpL1, with protein MLKSLRFGMMGFLLLCLAGSLSAQSGPRSYFMIGLGAQFDLAQLGGTITKDGLDSGQPRVTASGQPYGTPQKAIYAENTLISLKRTTGGAVGAKTSGAMVGGNLNVGYEKEGIFGINSLFWRINVNYTTKIAGGETSSTVMGYKWLDQEWHYTAWTVPTYLGIKLYNAANDTAIYVGAGVNYFQGWWGVSGTINNPALESFTAGMGRNGGPLLGAGGGTLLGDAPSPGIHKENVRFGASGIGLNWLVGAQTKVTDKGHLFFELETILSAGMGVGGVSSIGGASALAPWVAYPVVIGGQTYRVGYKLEI; from the coding sequence ATGCTGAAATCTCTACGTTTTGGAATGATGGGGTTCTTATTATTGTGCTTAGCTGGTAGCTTAAGCGCACAATCTGGTCCTCGTTCTTATTTTATGATCGGTCTTGGAGCTCAATTTGACCTAGCTCAACTCGGTGGAACCATCACTAAAGATGGTCTTGATTCTGGCCAACCCAGAGTTACAGCTTCTGGCCAACCTTACGGAACACCTCAAAAAGCAATCTATGCAGAAAACACATTGATCAGCTTAAAGAGAACGACTGGTGGTGCGGTAGGTGCAAAAACTAGCGGAGCTATGGTCGGTGGTAACCTTAACGTAGGTTACGAAAAAGAAGGGATCTTTGGAATCAATAGCCTTTTCTGGAGAATCAACGTTAACTACACTACTAAAATCGCTGGTGGTGAGACGTCTTCTACAGTTATGGGATACAAATGGTTAGACCAAGAGTGGCACTATACTGCTTGGACTGTACCAACTTACCTTGGTATCAAATTATACAATGCAGCAAATGACACAGCAATCTACGTGGGAGCTGGTGTGAACTACTTCCAAGGATGGTGGGGAGTTTCTGGAACAATCAACAACCCAGCATTAGAAAGTTTTACTGCAGGGATGGGACGTAACGGTGGTCCATTGTTAGGTGCTGGTGGTGGAACACTTCTTGGTGATGCTCCAAGTCCAGGAATCCACAAAGAAAACGTACGTTTTGGTGCTAGCGGGATCGGTCTCAACTGGCTCGTAGGTGCACAAACAAAAGTAACTGACAAAGGTCACCTTTTCTTCGAACTAGAAACTATTCTTTCTGCAGGAATGGGAGTGGGTGGAGTTTCTTCTATCGGTGGTGCTTCTGCTCTTGCTCCTTGGGTTGCTTACCCAGTAGTAATCGGTGGACAAACTTACCGTGTAGGTTACAAACTCGAAATCTAA
- the carA gene encoding glutamine-hydrolyzing carbamoyl-phosphate synthase small subunit, producing MQAFLVLANGTVMKGRSFGANKNSIGEVVFNTSMAGYQEIITDPSYKGQLVTLTYPMIGNYGINPDDMESDKIQASGLIVKEYVKRPSNFQSKETLSEFLIRFGVPAIEGIDTRKLTRIIRNSGAMSCGIFISETYEDSFLEAVKNAPSMEGQDLAQVVTCEKPYLFGAHSPSKFKLAVYDFGIKRNILKLLDSAGFNVHVFPAKTKAEDLLKDGFDAYFLSNGPGDPAPLDYAISSAKAIMDAKKPLFGICLGHQIIGLALGKKTAKLKFGHRGGNHPVRNEETGKIEITSQNHGFHVLGESSSDMPITRINLFDNTVAGLKTKGLPVMAVQYHPEACPGPHDSAYHFQEFYTMVESSKS from the coding sequence ATGCAGGCTTTTTTGGTTTTAGCAAACGGAACGGTCATGAAGGGCCGATCCTTCGGTGCAAATAAGAATTCGATTGGCGAGGTAGTCTTCAATACCTCTATGGCGGGATATCAGGAAATCATCACTGATCCTTCTTATAAAGGCCAACTCGTGACCCTAACCTACCCCATGATTGGGAACTATGGAATCAATCCAGACGATATGGAATCAGACAAGATCCAAGCTTCTGGACTCATTGTCAAAGAATATGTAAAACGACCTTCCAACTTCCAATCCAAAGAAACACTCAGTGAGTTTCTCATTCGATTTGGGGTTCCTGCCATTGAAGGGATTGATACACGAAAGCTAACACGCATTATTCGAAATTCTGGAGCAATGTCTTGCGGAATTTTTATCAGCGAAACTTATGAAGATTCTTTTTTGGAAGCAGTGAAAAATGCACCTTCCATGGAAGGCCAAGATCTAGCACAAGTGGTGACTTGTGAAAAACCATATTTGTTTGGAGCTCATTCACCTAGTAAATTCAAACTTGCTGTTTATGATTTTGGAATCAAAAGAAATATCTTAAAACTTCTCGACTCAGCTGGATTCAATGTACATGTTTTTCCTGCGAAAACCAAAGCAGAAGATTTGTTAAAAGATGGATTTGATGCCTATTTCCTATCCAATGGACCGGGAGATCCTGCCCCCCTTGACTATGCAATTTCATCGGCAAAAGCCATCATGGATGCCAAAAAACCACTTTTTGGAATCTGTTTAGGGCACCAAATCATTGGACTTGCATTGGGCAAAAAGACAGCCAAACTAAAGTTTGGTCACAGAGGTGGGAACCATCCTGTCCGAAACGAAGAAACGGGAAAAATTGAAATCACTTCCCAGAACCATGGCTTTCATGTGTTAGGTGAATCTTCTAGCGATATGCCGATTACAAGAATCAATTTATTCGACAATACAGTGGCAGGTCTCAAAACCAAGGGTTTACCGGTAATGGCAGTTCAATACCACCCAGAAGCTTGCCCTGGACCTCACGATTCCGCTTATCATTTCCAAGAATTTTATACTATGGTAGAATCCTCCAAATCCTAG
- a CDS encoding DUF5808 domain-containing protein — protein sequence MSYNEDKNFWGIPYGTEISAEAFVKDIWDPSTEEILTPKQFFGLGWGINLHALGRRVGVIK from the coding sequence ATGTCATACAATGAAGATAAAAATTTCTGGGGAATTCCTTACGGAACCGAAATCTCAGCAGAAGCTTTTGTAAAAGATATCTGGGATCCTAGCACAGAGGAAATCCTTACACCAAAACAATTTTTTGGTCTTGGTTGGGGGATCAACCTACATGCCCTGGGTCGAAGAGTGGGCGTGATCAAATAA
- a CDS encoding MBOAT family O-acyltransferase produces the protein MKKPKQVTAVLFNSISFLSHFLVFYLIYYFATERIRKYLLLSFGVYFYSQWNLNATFLLFISVVFNYSLGRYLTLLTGKTKKRTFVLGITANLVYLGVFKYFVFVWELFGDLKVGFGFPGLEWKPEILLPIGISFYTFHNISYLIDVYDEKILPCKNFFTFAIYDLFFPLLLLGPIERPGNLIPQIESKQIILKENIWNGISLFLWGVFIKSTIADPFSRYVEIHAKGFETLEPGILWIVAPVIAFQIYADFFGYSLCAMGLAEMMGFRLMNNFKRPFFSSNPAEFWSKWHISLSTWLRDYVYIKLGGNRHGFFRENINLMVVWFLAGIWHGAGYGFVIWGVYLGLCLVLYRCQKHFGLVKQGNRLQSILGTIFTFYSFSLGLLLFRINSPSETKLILENLSFFPKLSSIPMMIVITLIPLFVFDFWQEWKSTERPTFFISTKPYSFLFLFAFLFFWFSLFSPFGKQDFFYFQF, from the coding sequence TTGAAGAAGCCTAAACAAGTAACAGCCGTGTTATTTAATTCGATTTCCTTCTTATCGCATTTTTTAGTATTCTATTTAATTTATTATTTTGCAACGGAAAGGATACGTAAGTATTTACTCCTCTCTTTTGGGGTTTATTTTTATTCTCAGTGGAATCTAAATGCCACCTTCTTACTTTTTATTTCAGTAGTTTTTAACTATAGTCTCGGAAGGTATCTCACTCTTCTCACTGGAAAAACAAAGAAAAGAACCTTTGTTTTAGGGATCACTGCTAACTTAGTTTATCTTGGTGTTTTTAAATACTTTGTTTTTGTCTGGGAATTGTTTGGTGATTTAAAAGTTGGGTTTGGGTTTCCCGGTTTGGAATGGAAACCAGAAATTTTATTGCCTATAGGAATTTCCTTTTATACCTTCCATAACATTAGTTATTTGATAGATGTTTATGATGAAAAAATTCTTCCTTGTAAAAACTTTTTTACCTTTGCGATTTATGATTTATTTTTTCCACTTTTATTACTTGGGCCAATTGAAAGACCGGGTAACCTGATCCCGCAAATCGAATCGAAACAAATCATTCTAAAAGAAAATATTTGGAATGGGATTTCTTTATTTCTTTGGGGAGTGTTTATCAAATCGACCATTGCGGATCCTTTTTCTAGGTATGTTGAAATTCATGCAAAAGGTTTTGAAACCTTAGAACCTGGAATCTTATGGATCGTAGCTCCTGTCATTGCCTTCCAAATCTATGCCGATTTTTTCGGATATTCTCTCTGTGCGATGGGTCTTGCCGAAATGATGGGTTTTCGTTTGATGAACAATTTCAAAAGACCATTTTTTTCCTCCAATCCCGCTGAATTTTGGTCCAAATGGCATATCTCTCTTTCTACTTGGCTGCGTGATTACGTATATATAAAGTTAGGTGGAAATAGACATGGATTTTTTAGAGAAAATATAAACCTTATGGTTGTTTGGTTCCTTGCTGGAATTTGGCATGGAGCAGGGTATGGGTTTGTGATTTGGGGAGTTTATTTAGGTCTTTGTTTGGTTTTATATAGGTGTCAGAAACATTTCGGTTTAGTGAAACAAGGAAACCGGCTTCAGTCTATACTTGGAACTATTTTTACCTTTTATAGTTTTTCACTGGGATTACTGTTATTTCGAATCAATTCTCCCTCGGAAACCAAATTGATTTTAGAAAACCTATCTTTTTTTCCTAAACTTTCATCCATCCCAATGATGATAGTGATCACTTTGATTCCTTTATTTGTTTTTGATTTTTGGCAAGAATGGAAAAGTACGGAACGTCCGACTTTTTTTATCTCCACCAAACCATATTCATTTCTTTTTCTGTTCGCTTTTTTGTTCTTTTGGTTTTCGTTATTTTCCCCTTTTGGGAAACAGGATTTTTTCTATTTTCAATTTTAA